Sequence from the Petroclostridium xylanilyticum genome:
TATCCTCCTTGCAGTACCTGTCAAACTCTTTGTAGTCTAAATAGCCGCGGTCAAATATATATGTGATGTTGGGTTTGGTAATAAGGGAATCCATCTTCTCTTTGTCATGTATAATACCCTCTGTCACTATAATCTGATCCGGGTAACCTAAAAGAACATCGTACAGGGTATGCACCTTGACTGCAGCTTTAGTTTCCCGATAGTCAGCCCAGGGAAAGAGAGAGATACAAAGCCTTATTATAGTAGCGTCCAGTATCTTTAGCGTGCCCCAGCTACCAGGTATGATACGTATACCGTGATGCTTTTTAAGTTTAGCAAGAACAGCTTCAAATATCCTTCTAAAAACATCCGGATCACGGTCGCTGTTTTTGCGGGATAGCTGTGAAAAACTTATTGTGCCAGTATATTTCTGGAGTTTCTGGTCAGCCATAATACCTGTAACAATATCCCTAAGGCTGTCTTTCTGGACCAAGTGTGCATACATCATAGTATTCAGTTGCCGAAGAACAGTAAATTTCTTGGTTCCGTGGTCTGCATCGGTTTCGTCAACGGCTTTTTCCAGTAAGTTCATTGGTAAAAAGCCTTTTAAAGTTTCAAAAACTGTAGTACAATCATTCATGTTTGTTAACTCCTTCGTTAATAGAATGTGGTTGGTTGGGTACTACCACTAATATTAACAAGGAGTTTTCATTTTACCAACAGGTATTTATTACCGTTGATTTTTGCTAAAAAATTTTATGCAACAATACTGAGGATGCTCATATATTATAGCAGTTATTTTATTATTTTTTAGAAAATAATTCAAGTAATATATAATGCAAAAATGCACCCATCATGTCACTATTAAACCAAAAAGACCATATAATTACTTGAGCTACTTTCATTTCAAGTAATTATATGGTTTCTTTACACTTATACTTATAATTAATACTCCTGGTGAGCCATCCGCGACTCGAACGCGGGACACCTTGATTAAAAGTCAAGTGCTCTGCCTACTGAGCTAATGGCCCATAAATGTGGCAGGACTCGAACCTACGAAGTGCCAGAGTCAAAGTCTGGTGCCTTACCGGCTTGGCTACATCCCAATGTTTATTTTGCCTAGTAAATCGCCAATGAAATTTGAAACTAAATGGCCTTTAGAACCTCAATCTAGTACTTCAAACTAATTGAGCTAAAGGCCAAAAAAATGGTGACCCATAGGGGACTCGAACCCCTGTTACCGCCGTGAAAGGGCGGTGTCTTAACCGCTTGACCAATGGGCCATATATGGCTCCTCAAGTAGGACTCGAACCTACGACCCTGCGGTTAACAGCCGCATGCTCTACCGACTGAGCTATTGAGGAATATCAATTCCGGCAACGACCTACTTTCCCGGGAGGTCCCCCTCCAAGTATCATCGGCACGATGGAGCTTAACTACCGTGTTCGGAATGGGAACGGGTGTGTCCTCCATGTCATTGTCACCGGATAATTCAACTGTGTCTAGTTCACAGTTCACGGTTTGAATTCTTAACCTGCTCTTTTAATTGCCTCAGGTACTCTTTCTTGTTCACCAGCATGTTCCCCATTCACCTTTCTACTGTGAACTGTGAACCATGAACTGTGAACTGTTTCATGTACCTTCAAAACTATACAATGTAAAACATGAGGTTTTTGCAAAAACCTTCTTCATATATTCTTTCCCGCAATTAACCTCGTCTTTAATAATTATTCATTGTTAATTGCTTTCTTGGTCAAGCCCTCGGTCTATTAGTATCAATCAGCTGAGTGCATTACTGCACTTACACCTTTGACCTATCTACCATGTAGTCTTCATGGGACCTTACTAGCTTTTGCTATGGGAAATCTTATCTTAGGGGGGTCTTCACGCTTAGATGCCTTCAGCGTTTATCCCTGCCGCACTTAGCTACCCAGCTGTGCACTTGGCAGTACAACTGGTGCACCAGTGGTGCGTCCATCCCGGTCCTCTCGTACTAAGGACAGCTCCCTTCAAATTTCCTGCGCCCGCGACAGATAGGGACCGAACTGTCTCACGACGTTCTGAACCCAGCTCGCGTACCGCTTTAATGGGCGAACAGCCCAACCCTTGGAACCTACTTCAGC
This genomic interval carries:
- a CDS encoding IS4 family transposase, whose protein sequence is MNDCTTVFETLKGFLPMNLLEKAVDETDADHGTKKFTVLRQLNTMMYAHLVQKDSLRDIVTGIMADQKLQKYTGTISFSQLSRKNSDRDPDVFRRIFEAVLAKLKKHHGIRIIPGSWGTLKILDATIIRLCISLFPWADYRETKAAVKVHTLYDVLLGYPDQIIVTEGIIHDKEKMDSLITKPNITYIFDRGYLDYKEFDRYCKEDIFFITRLKKNAVMELVSINSISQGGPVLSDKEVILGGFYTKMQHSLRVVEVIDSSTGEPFYIATNRFDLTGEEIAEIYRLRWQIELFFKWIKQHLKIKKFYGTSFNAVLNQIYTALILFCLLKLMHILVGTNHNFLEMVRLIAGGLWNTIAYLKKSLSTVKPPGRKRKRFNWKREYVDFYIQCMFGKVSSY